Below is a genomic region from Candidatus Paceibacterota bacterium.
ACCCAACGCGAGTATTTCTCGAAAAATACAACGAATCGGACCACCATGTGTAACAATTGCGATATTTTCAAATGATTGATGAGTAATATCAAGAAAACACTTGACTACACGCTCTTTAAAGTTTTTGTATGTTTCAGAGCCTTCAACGACATAGTCTCGGTTTACAAGAATCTCGCCAAGTTTTCTATATTCTTCTTCTGGCTGATTTTTACCAAGCTCCAAATATGCACCATAAATATCCTGCTCGGCAAGATCGTCCATTATGGAAGTTTTACAACCAAGAGCGTCACTGATAATTTTTGATGTTTCACGCGCACGAATTTTTAAACTCGTAAAAATAACCTCAACATTGCTCCCATTTAATTTTTTAGCAATAGTCTTGGCGTCTTGGAGTCCGTTTTCTGTCAGATGATCGTCATAGTCGCCATCGTATTTGTTTCTTGTATCTGAAATACTTTCTCCGTGTCTAATAAGATAAATATTCATATTTGAAAAACAAAAATTTGTTAAAATAATGAACTACCTCGGGGCAAGCCCACGAGGTATCCAAAGGAAGAATCCATACTTTGAGAAACCGATGGTTTCCCAAGCCCTTCCTTGCGAGGAAACCTCAAGGCAAGCCTAGAGGAATAATCGATTTAAAAAACAGGGTAAACTTGTTTTTCAAATTTGCAGCCCCAAGGGGAATCGAACCCCTATTTGGTGGATGAGAACCACCTGTCCTAACCATTAGACGATAGGGCCATGGTCATAAAACGTAAAACATATAACTTGAAACAACTGCGATTTAACGCCGGCACGAAGTTTCAGCCTTCGTGTTTTTCGATACTGCATTATACTATCAGAAAAGCGGTGTTTTGTAAAGAATCTGCGTCATTTGTGTCATTTGGTCATT
It encodes:
- a CDS encoding histidine phosphatase family protein, whose product is MNIYLIRHGESISDTRNKYDGDYDDHLTENGLQDAKTIAKKLNGSNVEVIFTSLKIRARETSKIISDALGCKTSIMDDLAEQDIYGAYLELGKNQPEEEYRKLGEILVNRDYVVEGSETYKNFKERVVKCFLDITHQSFENIAIVTHGGPIRCIFREILALGEFKKIGNGAIIKLKQEGSVLSVVNIDNAILK